Proteins encoded in a region of the Coffea eugenioides isolate CCC68of chromosome 4, Ceug_1.0, whole genome shotgun sequence genome:
- the LOC113767338 gene encoding uncharacterized protein LOC113767338 isoform X1 — protein sequence MGFDKPNDEQYPPMPLQGDGGCMFASREGGTVDCGQNFPSCTSSADFSFPYVSLANSAWNDMHATHHSYPHDLRNGSHLMTGLMGLDNLQSQDNLNLHSLRGSLRNVDVQNTQANINFLPTGSKAAGDYQMNVLGGEAEGSTVNWSQISESSLNLGCGASLSHQNTSFLEAGVRNDVKVNAFHPRQVDGSFLTLGIGGNPETRAKSKFDSREVANKLVEAVGPQSSSSQIQPATSLSSFQTYPGCSPSTVYKLGDWTTSKNVDAIVGMRSSPFISPQMPEAFKQYDFFENNAKNTSFVDESMGRNSALESYKFFQGDPSPSSLPFNSTYACVPQPGYTKQSELGSEAFESTWVSTQPARDLLWNSHSIEPGNISSSFGSHCSSLRDVSLPQDYLGISVLPSEGCAAQAVGSGDQCASGQPDGHVSSPYKVNSAPHFRSTNYPKNTSLLIAEGSANKPAIRAPFPRRLGVQIDDPAATQSATGSVLSENMGAQTRSNEHQSRISGPVQLAKNFLGPISGHRQDRLAAKFNVQSPSLSTGQPQRAVPVRFPKDLMRVDHTTGQVVPQKIGRTSHVHGVIGQPSLKRRANETPSVPSWGQRRRFFTPSYHSAMSTPAIPPLPSTSAHIKWTDSESPPRPTGHRCMLCKRDLSFRPEGPIYQPINPPAIAVLPCGHTFHDQCLQNITPEDQSKDPPCIPCAIGEKQA from the exons ATGGGATTTGACAAGCCAAATGATGAGCAATATCCACCCATGCCATTGCAGGGTGATGGTGGATGTATGTTTGCCAGTAGGGAAGGTGGAACTGTTGACTGTGGTCAGAATTTTCCAAGCTGTACCAGTTCTGCTGACTTTTCATTCCCATATGTATCTCTGGCTAATTCTGCTTGGAATGACATGCATGCAACCCATCATTCTTACCCACATGACCTTAGAAATGGTAGCCATTTGATGACTGGTCTAATGGGGCTTGACAACTTGCAAAGTCAGGACAACCTTAATTTGCATAGTCTCAGAG GTAGCTTGAGGAATGTAGATGTTCAGAATACTCAGGCTAACATAAATTTTTTGCCAACTGGGAGTAAAGCTGCTGGAGATTACCAAATGAATGTTCTGGGAGGAGAGGCAGAAGGTAGTACCGTAAACTGGTCACAGATTAGTGAGAGTTCTTTAAATTTAGGATGTGGTGCATCCTTGTCACACCAAAATACAAGTTTCCTTGAAGCTGGAGTTAGAAATGATGTCAAAGTAAATGCCTTCCATCCAAGACAAGTGGACGGAAGTTTTTTAACCCTTGGAATTGGAGGTAATCCAGAGACAAGAGCTAAATCTAAATTTGATTCCCGAGAGGTCGCCAATAAACTGGTGGAAGCAGTTGGGCCCCAAAGCAGCAGTTCCCAAATTCAACCTGCCACAAGTCTATCAAGTTTTCAAACTTATCCTGGCTGTTCTCCAAGTACTGTATACAAACTAGGTGACTGGACAACCTCTAAAAATGTTGATGCTATTGTTGGGATGCGTTCAAGCCCATTTATCAGTCCTCAGATGCCAGAAGCTTTTAAGCAATATGATTTCTTTGAGAATAATGCTAAGAATACAAGTTTTGTCGATGAGTCTATGGGAAGAAATTCTGCACTAGAATCTTATAAATTTTTTCAAGGTGATCCTTCTCCATCTTCATTGCCGTTTAATAGCACTTATGCTTGCGTCCCCCAACCTGGATATACCAAACAGTCAGAGTTGGGATCAGAAGCCTTCGAGTCTACCTGGGTGTCCACTCAACCAGCCAGAGACCTTCTGTGGAATTCTCATTCTATAGAGCCAGGAAATATCTCATCCTCCTTTGGTTCCCATTGTAGCAGCCTGAGGGATGTCTCTCTCCCACAGGATTACTTAG GAATTTCTGTGCTTCCATCAGAGGGTTGTGCAGCTCAAGCTGTTGGAAGTGGTGATCAGTGTGCCAGTGGTCAGCCAGATG GCCATGTATCTTCTCCTTACAAGGTTAATTCTGCACCGCATTTTCGAAGCACCAATTATCCCAAGAATACCAGTCTTCTGATTGCAGAGGGTAGTGCTAACAAGCCTGCTATACGTGCTCCATTTCCTCGAAGGCTAGGGGTACAAATTGATGATCCTGCTGCTACTCAATCCGCTACTGGAAGTGTATTATCCGAGAATATGGGAGCCCAGACTAGGA GTAATGAGCATCAGTCTCGAATTTCTGGACCTGTTCAGCTTGCTAAAAATTTTCTCGGGCCCATTTCTG GTCATCGTCAAGACCGTTTGGCAGCTAAATTTAATGTTCAAAGTCCCTCCCTCTCAACTG GTCAACCTCAACGTGCTGTCCCTGTTCGGTTTCCCAAAGATCTTATGAGAGTTGATCATACAACTG GTCAGGTAGTTCCTCAAAAAATTGGTAGGACATCTCATGTTCATGGTGTTATTGGCCAGCCATCTCTTAAAAGGAGAGCAAATGAAACCCCATCAGTGCCTTCCTGGGGTCAGCGTAGGAGGTTTTTCACTCCCAGTTACCATTCTGCAATGAGCACTCCTGCTATTCCCCCTCTTCCTTCCACTTCGGCTCACATAAAGTGGACAG ATTCTGAAAGTCCTCCTCGGCCAACTGGACATAGATGCATGTTATGCAAGAGGGATCTCTCTTTCAGACCAGAAGGCCCCATTTACCAGCCTATCAATCCCCCGGCTATCGCAGTTCTTCCCTGCGGCCATACGTTTCATGACCAATGCTTGCAGAATATCACCCCAGAAGATCAATCGAAAGATCCTCCGTGTATACCCTGTGCCATTGGTGAAAAACAAGCTTGA
- the LOC113767803 gene encoding protein HEADING DATE REPRESSOR 1: MEEPNKKVEQTLINGFSPVSSAPVFWKSRRRAVSVKYLDKPTENDADKPPETQENPTAEAMQEDSTPVVLSEKRKALFEPLEPMTNINGRRPSAEMLLPPPDFDAATYPKGWLIGKKRKLVNVDVVESMRRIAVQEMNRKDREIDGLNEQLEGDARCLEHLQLQLLEERSKRSEVERQNAMLQNQITMLMDMLQENDDVDDDEGGEEP, translated from the exons ATGGAGGAACCAAATAAGAAGGTGGAGCAGACTTTGATCAATGGATTCTCTCCTGTTTCTTCTGCTCCTGTTTTCTGGAAATCCAGGAGAAGGGCAG TCAGCGTGAAGTATTTAGACAAACCAACAGAAAATGATGCTGATAAACCTCCAGAAACACAGGAAAATCCCACCGCTGAGGCAATGCAGGAGGATTCAACCCCTGTTGTTCTATCAGAGAAGAGGAAGGCACTCTTTGAACCACTGGAACCCATGACAAATATAAATGGTCGTAGACCATCCGCTGAAATGTTACTTCCCCCACCGGACTTTGATGCAGCAACTTATCCCAAAGGCTGGCTGATTGGCAAGAAGAGGAAGCTTGTGAATGTTGATGTTGTGGAAAGCATGCGCAGGATTGCCGTCCAGGAAATGAATAGAAAG GATAGGGAGATTGATGGTCTGAATGAGCAGTTAGAAGGGGATGCTCGGTGCCTTGAGCATTTGCAACTCCAGCTGCTGGAGGAACGGAGCAAGCGATCTGAAGTTGAGCGTCAAAATGCAATGCTGCAAAACCAAATTACAATGCTCATGGACATGTTACAGGAGAATGACGACGTAGATGATGATGAAGGTGGAGAGGAGCCTTGA
- the LOC113768041 gene encoding uncharacterized protein C1450.15 yields MAKKETGASDVRIDSVVITPWKALLTNVTCGVGLGVAFHAANNFYSINLIQNPAKTLRLIWVIEAPVVILLYSLFRHRPNQCSYLKAVVRGLLALPAGAVVNALGAIALGAPMIQNFNRTLHWSLLMSVLTCVPAASVFGSSWADWHRIFAHTKPSGPIEYMICLPAHGAVIGAWFGAWPMPLDWERPWQDWPVCVSYGALAGYFVGMVAAFGFVLFLNKRRHVKGD; encoded by the exons ATGGCGAAGAAGGAGACTGGAGCTTCTGACGTGCGAATCGACAGCGTAGTAATAACACCATGGAAGGCCCTTCTAACGAACGTAACCTGCGGAGTAGGATTAGGAGTAGCTTTCCATGCTGCCAATAATTTCTACTCCATCAATTTGATTCAAAATCCGGCAAAAACCCTCCGTCTGATCTGG GTTATTGAAGCTCCAGTCGTGATTCTGCTGTACAGTCTCTTTCGACATCGTCCTAATCAATGCTCT TACTTGAAAGCCGTAGTACGAGGTTTGTTGGCACTACCTGCTG GGGCAGTAGTGAATGCACTTGGAGCTATAGCATTGGGAGCACCCATGATTCA GAACTTCAACAGGACCCTCCACTGGTCTCTTCTGATGTCAGTGCTTACT TGTGTCCCAGCAGCTTCTGTGTTTGGTTCTTCTTGGGCTGACTGGCACCGGATATTTGCTCACACAAA GCCAAGTGGACCTATAGAGTACATGATCTGCCTACCTGCTCATGGAGCTGTCATTGGAGCATGGTTTGGCGCTTGGCCAATGCCACTTGACTGGGAAAGACCATGGCAG GACTGGCCGGTTTGTGTGAGCTATGGAGCTTTGGCTGGGTACTTTGTCGGGATGGTGGCAGCTTTTGGTTTTGTCCTCTTCCTAAATAAACGAAGGCATGTAAAAGGAGACTAA
- the LOC113768117 gene encoding WAS/WASL-interacting protein family member 3-like, translating into MTILGMRAFFLICLFSLLGIQARPLLEHGYTSMVESNYGTPAPKSVDKVLLRMIITYEQAPGLHLVQPSLATSYGRTLSPPPPPMPASPTHYHEASHGVEQTPGLHLVQPSLATSYGRTLSPPPPPMPASPTHYHEASHGVEQTPGLHLVQPSLATSYGRTLSPPPPPMPASPTHYHEASHGVEQTPGLHLVQPSLATSYGRTPSPPPSPKPASPTHYHEARHGVYESPPNPFLASS; encoded by the exons ATGACGATTCTCGGTATGAGAGCTTTCTTTCTGATTTgcctcttttctcttttgggAATTCAAGCAAGACCTTTGCTAG AGCATGGTTACACCTCTATGGTCGAGTCAAATTACGGAACTCCTGCTCCTAAGAGTGTAGACAAAGTCCTGTTGAGGATGATCATAACTTACGAGCAAGCACCAGGCTTGCATCTGGTTCAACCGTCCTTGGCAACCAGCTATGGAAGGACTCTTtcacctcctcctccaccaATGCCAGCATCACCAACTCACTATCATGAAGCAAGCCATGGAGTCGAGCAAACGCCAGGCTTACATCTGGTTCAACCGTCCTTGGCAACCAGCTATGGAAGGACTCTTtcacctcctcctccaccaATGCCAGCATCACCAACTCACTATCATGAAGCAAGCCATGGAGTCGAGCAAACGCCAGGCTTACATCTGGTTCAACCGTCCTTGGCAACCAGCTATGGAAGGACTCTTtcacctcctcctccaccaATGCCAGCATCACCAACTCACTATCATGAAGCAAGCCATGGAGTCGAGCAAACGCCAGGCTTACATCTGGTTCAACCGTCCTTGGCAACCAGCTATGGAAGGACTCCTTCACCTCCTCCTTCACCAAAGCCAGCATCACCAACTCACTATCATGAAGCAAGACATGGAGTCTATGAATCACCTCCAAATCCCTTCCTAGCCTCAAGCTAA
- the LOC113767338 gene encoding uncharacterized protein LOC113767338 isoform X3 translates to MGFDKPNDEQYPPMPLQGDGGCMFASREGGTVDCGQNFPSCTSSADFSFPYVSLANSAWNDMHATHHSYPHDLRNGSHLMTGLMGLDNLQSQDNLNLHSLRGSLRNVDVQNTQANINFLPTGSKAAGDYQMNVLGGEAEGSTVNWSQISESSLNLGCGASLSHQNTSFLEAGVRNDVKVNAFHPRQVDGSFLTLGIGGNPETRAKSKFDSREVANKLVEAVGPQSSSSQIQPATSLSSFQTYPGCSPSTVYKLGDWTTSKNVDAIVGMRSSPFISPQMPEAFKQYDFFENNAKNTSFVDESMGRNSALESYKFFQGDPSPSSLPFNSTYACVPQPGYTKQSELGSEAFESTWVSTQPARDLLWNSHSIEPGNISSSFGSHCSSLRDVSLPQDYLGHVSSPYKVNSAPHFRSTNYPKNTSLLIAEGSANKPAIRAPFPRRLGVQIDDPAATQSATGSVLSENMGAQTRSNEHQSRISGPVQLAKNFLGPISGHRQDRLAAKFNVQSPSLSTGQPQRAVPVRFPKDLMRVDHTTGQVVPQKIGRTSHVHGVIGQPSLKRRANETPSVPSWGQRRRFFTPSYHSAMSTPAIPPLPSTSAHIKWTDSESPPRPTGHRCMLCKRDLSFRPEGPIYQPINPPAIAVLPCGHTFHDQCLQNITPEDQSKDPPCIPCAIGEKQA, encoded by the exons ATGGGATTTGACAAGCCAAATGATGAGCAATATCCACCCATGCCATTGCAGGGTGATGGTGGATGTATGTTTGCCAGTAGGGAAGGTGGAACTGTTGACTGTGGTCAGAATTTTCCAAGCTGTACCAGTTCTGCTGACTTTTCATTCCCATATGTATCTCTGGCTAATTCTGCTTGGAATGACATGCATGCAACCCATCATTCTTACCCACATGACCTTAGAAATGGTAGCCATTTGATGACTGGTCTAATGGGGCTTGACAACTTGCAAAGTCAGGACAACCTTAATTTGCATAGTCTCAGAG GTAGCTTGAGGAATGTAGATGTTCAGAATACTCAGGCTAACATAAATTTTTTGCCAACTGGGAGTAAAGCTGCTGGAGATTACCAAATGAATGTTCTGGGAGGAGAGGCAGAAGGTAGTACCGTAAACTGGTCACAGATTAGTGAGAGTTCTTTAAATTTAGGATGTGGTGCATCCTTGTCACACCAAAATACAAGTTTCCTTGAAGCTGGAGTTAGAAATGATGTCAAAGTAAATGCCTTCCATCCAAGACAAGTGGACGGAAGTTTTTTAACCCTTGGAATTGGAGGTAATCCAGAGACAAGAGCTAAATCTAAATTTGATTCCCGAGAGGTCGCCAATAAACTGGTGGAAGCAGTTGGGCCCCAAAGCAGCAGTTCCCAAATTCAACCTGCCACAAGTCTATCAAGTTTTCAAACTTATCCTGGCTGTTCTCCAAGTACTGTATACAAACTAGGTGACTGGACAACCTCTAAAAATGTTGATGCTATTGTTGGGATGCGTTCAAGCCCATTTATCAGTCCTCAGATGCCAGAAGCTTTTAAGCAATATGATTTCTTTGAGAATAATGCTAAGAATACAAGTTTTGTCGATGAGTCTATGGGAAGAAATTCTGCACTAGAATCTTATAAATTTTTTCAAGGTGATCCTTCTCCATCTTCATTGCCGTTTAATAGCACTTATGCTTGCGTCCCCCAACCTGGATATACCAAACAGTCAGAGTTGGGATCAGAAGCCTTCGAGTCTACCTGGGTGTCCACTCAACCAGCCAGAGACCTTCTGTGGAATTCTCATTCTATAGAGCCAGGAAATATCTCATCCTCCTTTGGTTCCCATTGTAGCAGCCTGAGGGATGTCTCTCTCCCACAGGATTACTTAG GCCATGTATCTTCTCCTTACAAGGTTAATTCTGCACCGCATTTTCGAAGCACCAATTATCCCAAGAATACCAGTCTTCTGATTGCAGAGGGTAGTGCTAACAAGCCTGCTATACGTGCTCCATTTCCTCGAAGGCTAGGGGTACAAATTGATGATCCTGCTGCTACTCAATCCGCTACTGGAAGTGTATTATCCGAGAATATGGGAGCCCAGACTAGGA GTAATGAGCATCAGTCTCGAATTTCTGGACCTGTTCAGCTTGCTAAAAATTTTCTCGGGCCCATTTCTG GTCATCGTCAAGACCGTTTGGCAGCTAAATTTAATGTTCAAAGTCCCTCCCTCTCAACTG GTCAACCTCAACGTGCTGTCCCTGTTCGGTTTCCCAAAGATCTTATGAGAGTTGATCATACAACTG GTCAGGTAGTTCCTCAAAAAATTGGTAGGACATCTCATGTTCATGGTGTTATTGGCCAGCCATCTCTTAAAAGGAGAGCAAATGAAACCCCATCAGTGCCTTCCTGGGGTCAGCGTAGGAGGTTTTTCACTCCCAGTTACCATTCTGCAATGAGCACTCCTGCTATTCCCCCTCTTCCTTCCACTTCGGCTCACATAAAGTGGACAG ATTCTGAAAGTCCTCCTCGGCCAACTGGACATAGATGCATGTTATGCAAGAGGGATCTCTCTTTCAGACCAGAAGGCCCCATTTACCAGCCTATCAATCCCCCGGCTATCGCAGTTCTTCCCTGCGGCCATACGTTTCATGACCAATGCTTGCAGAATATCACCCCAGAAGATCAATCGAAAGATCCTCCGTGTATACCCTGTGCCATTGGTGAAAAACAAGCTTGA
- the LOC113767338 gene encoding uncharacterized protein LOC113767338 isoform X2: MGFDKPNDEQYPPMPLQGDGGCMFASREGGTVDCGQNFPSCTSSADFSFPYVSLANSAWNDMHATHHSYPHDLRNGSHLMTGLMGLDNLQSQDNLNLHSLRGSLRNVDVQNTQANINFLPTGSKAAGDYQMNVLGGEAEGSTVNWSQISESSLNLGCGASLSHQNTSFLEAGVRNDVKVNAFHPRQVDGSFLTLGIGGNPETRAKSKFDSREVANKLVEAVGPQSSSSQIQPATSLSSFQTYPGCSPSTVYKLGDWTTSKNVDAIVGMRSSPFISPQMPEAFKQYDFFENNAKNTSFVDESMGRNSALESYKFFQGDPSPSSLPFNSTYACVPQPGYTKQSELGSEAFESTWVSTQPARDLLWNSHSIEPGNISSSFGSHCSSLRDVSLPQDYLEGCAAQAVGSGDQCASGQPDGHVSSPYKVNSAPHFRSTNYPKNTSLLIAEGSANKPAIRAPFPRRLGVQIDDPAATQSATGSVLSENMGAQTRSNEHQSRISGPVQLAKNFLGPISGHRQDRLAAKFNVQSPSLSTGQPQRAVPVRFPKDLMRVDHTTGQVVPQKIGRTSHVHGVIGQPSLKRRANETPSVPSWGQRRRFFTPSYHSAMSTPAIPPLPSTSAHIKWTDSESPPRPTGHRCMLCKRDLSFRPEGPIYQPINPPAIAVLPCGHTFHDQCLQNITPEDQSKDPPCIPCAIGEKQA, from the exons ATGGGATTTGACAAGCCAAATGATGAGCAATATCCACCCATGCCATTGCAGGGTGATGGTGGATGTATGTTTGCCAGTAGGGAAGGTGGAACTGTTGACTGTGGTCAGAATTTTCCAAGCTGTACCAGTTCTGCTGACTTTTCATTCCCATATGTATCTCTGGCTAATTCTGCTTGGAATGACATGCATGCAACCCATCATTCTTACCCACATGACCTTAGAAATGGTAGCCATTTGATGACTGGTCTAATGGGGCTTGACAACTTGCAAAGTCAGGACAACCTTAATTTGCATAGTCTCAGAG GTAGCTTGAGGAATGTAGATGTTCAGAATACTCAGGCTAACATAAATTTTTTGCCAACTGGGAGTAAAGCTGCTGGAGATTACCAAATGAATGTTCTGGGAGGAGAGGCAGAAGGTAGTACCGTAAACTGGTCACAGATTAGTGAGAGTTCTTTAAATTTAGGATGTGGTGCATCCTTGTCACACCAAAATACAAGTTTCCTTGAAGCTGGAGTTAGAAATGATGTCAAAGTAAATGCCTTCCATCCAAGACAAGTGGACGGAAGTTTTTTAACCCTTGGAATTGGAGGTAATCCAGAGACAAGAGCTAAATCTAAATTTGATTCCCGAGAGGTCGCCAATAAACTGGTGGAAGCAGTTGGGCCCCAAAGCAGCAGTTCCCAAATTCAACCTGCCACAAGTCTATCAAGTTTTCAAACTTATCCTGGCTGTTCTCCAAGTACTGTATACAAACTAGGTGACTGGACAACCTCTAAAAATGTTGATGCTATTGTTGGGATGCGTTCAAGCCCATTTATCAGTCCTCAGATGCCAGAAGCTTTTAAGCAATATGATTTCTTTGAGAATAATGCTAAGAATACAAGTTTTGTCGATGAGTCTATGGGAAGAAATTCTGCACTAGAATCTTATAAATTTTTTCAAGGTGATCCTTCTCCATCTTCATTGCCGTTTAATAGCACTTATGCTTGCGTCCCCCAACCTGGATATACCAAACAGTCAGAGTTGGGATCAGAAGCCTTCGAGTCTACCTGGGTGTCCACTCAACCAGCCAGAGACCTTCTGTGGAATTCTCATTCTATAGAGCCAGGAAATATCTCATCCTCCTTTGGTTCCCATTGTAGCAGCCTGAGGGATGTCTCTCTCCCACAGGATTACTTAG AGGGTTGTGCAGCTCAAGCTGTTGGAAGTGGTGATCAGTGTGCCAGTGGTCAGCCAGATG GCCATGTATCTTCTCCTTACAAGGTTAATTCTGCACCGCATTTTCGAAGCACCAATTATCCCAAGAATACCAGTCTTCTGATTGCAGAGGGTAGTGCTAACAAGCCTGCTATACGTGCTCCATTTCCTCGAAGGCTAGGGGTACAAATTGATGATCCTGCTGCTACTCAATCCGCTACTGGAAGTGTATTATCCGAGAATATGGGAGCCCAGACTAGGA GTAATGAGCATCAGTCTCGAATTTCTGGACCTGTTCAGCTTGCTAAAAATTTTCTCGGGCCCATTTCTG GTCATCGTCAAGACCGTTTGGCAGCTAAATTTAATGTTCAAAGTCCCTCCCTCTCAACTG GTCAACCTCAACGTGCTGTCCCTGTTCGGTTTCCCAAAGATCTTATGAGAGTTGATCATACAACTG GTCAGGTAGTTCCTCAAAAAATTGGTAGGACATCTCATGTTCATGGTGTTATTGGCCAGCCATCTCTTAAAAGGAGAGCAAATGAAACCCCATCAGTGCCTTCCTGGGGTCAGCGTAGGAGGTTTTTCACTCCCAGTTACCATTCTGCAATGAGCACTCCTGCTATTCCCCCTCTTCCTTCCACTTCGGCTCACATAAAGTGGACAG ATTCTGAAAGTCCTCCTCGGCCAACTGGACATAGATGCATGTTATGCAAGAGGGATCTCTCTTTCAGACCAGAAGGCCCCATTTACCAGCCTATCAATCCCCCGGCTATCGCAGTTCTTCCCTGCGGCCATACGTTTCATGACCAATGCTTGCAGAATATCACCCCAGAAGATCAATCGAAAGATCCTCCGTGTATACCCTGTGCCATTGGTGAAAAACAAGCTTGA